The proteins below come from a single Antennarius striatus isolate MH-2024 chromosome 18, ASM4005453v1, whole genome shotgun sequence genomic window:
- the LOC137612202 gene encoding zinc finger and BTB domain-containing protein 14-like gives MSDLLRYIDYDHKATFLKMLNQQRMEGEHCDVVVVVENIEFRAHRCVLAACSNYFKKLFKKQSDEDNSIVELDFIRSDIFEEVLNYMYTARLAVRKKDINMMMSSGQILGINFLDNLCTQKRELTNMKTRENQAPGDHGMRAQDAILKELAMEEVRKNSFYDQGMDSMGPGGSHVSQPHNYNTSMSKDPHTHGWGSSSSSDMKLEYLLYGHRDHGSCQSSGTKPLDHNAKKERLLTANRPYGCEHCPKAFTTAAHLKEHLKIHSGFKPHRCVVCGKAFIRGPDLKRHERVHSNERPFACQMCEKAFKHKSHLKDHERQHRGERPFNCGSCDKAFIKASDLKRHWNTMHSGNPRRQMSSLSPAASQHGQGDTADQRDWKMETGPHSHNSGDC, from the coding sequence ATGTCAGACTTACTGAGATATATCGACTATGACCACAAAGCCACCTTCCTGAAGATGCTCAATCAGCAGAGAATGGAAGGTGAGCACTgcgatgtggtggtggtggtggagaacaTCGAGTTCAGGGCTCACCGCTGTGTCTTGGCCGCCTGTAGCAACTATTTCAAGAAGCTCTTCAAAAAGCAGAGCGACGAGGACAACTCCATCGTCGAGTTGGACTTCATTCGCTCTGATATCTTTGAAGAGGTGCTCAATTACATGTACACAGCCAGGCTCGCTGTGAGGAAGAAGGATATCaatatgatgatgtcatccggCCAGATCCTGGGGATCAACTTCTTAGATAACCTGTGCACACAGAAACGCGAGCTGACCAACATGAAGACCCGGGAGAACCAGGCTCCCGGGGATCATGGGATGCGGGCTCAGGATGCTATCCTTAAGGAGCTGGCTATGGAGGAAGTGAGGAAGAATAGCTTTTACGATCAGGGGATGGACAGTATGGGGCCCGGAGGCTCCCATGTGTCACAGCCACACAACTATAACACCAGCATGAGCAAAGATCCCCACACCCACGGCTGGGGCTCCTCGTCCTCCAGCGACATGAAGCTGGAATACCTGTTGTACGGCCACCGCGACCACGGTTCCTGCCAGAGCTCAGGCACCAAGCCCCTGGACCACAATGCCAAAAAGGAGCGTCTGCTAACAGCGAACCGTCCCTACGGCTGCGAGCATTGCCCTAAAGCCTTCACCACCGCTGCCCACCTCAAGGAGCATCTCAAGATCCACTCTGGCTTCAAGCCTCACCGCTGCGTCGTGTGTGGAAAGGCCTTCATCAGGGGCCCCGACCTGAAGAGGCACGAGAGGGTTCACAGCAACGAGCGGCCCTTCGCGTGTCAGATGTGCGAAAAGGCTTTCAAGCACAAGTCTCACCTGAAAGACCACGAACGGCAGCACAGAGGCGAGCGACCCTTTAACTGCGGCTCCTGCGACAAAGCCTTCATCAAAGCGTCAGACCTGAAGCGCCACTGGAACACCATGCACAGCGGCAACCCCCGCAGACAGATGTCCTCCCTGTCTCCCGCCGCCTCCCAACACGGCCAGGGAGACACCGCCGACCAGAGGGACTGGAAAATGGAGACTGGGCCTCATTCGCACAACTCAGGAGACTGTTGA